A genomic window from Sulfurospirillum oryzae includes:
- a CDS encoding undecaprenyl-diphosphate phosphatase: MDILQSIIMGIVEGFTEFLPVSSTGHMIVTADFLGIKQDTVTKAYEIIIQFAAILAVVLAYKEKFTLKKIELWKKLAVAFLPIGIIGFLFAKHIKALFSVDVVATMFIVGGVVFLIAEKYYKPKEHFINDVEKVSYKQAFLIGLAQVAGLIPGTSRAGSTILGAMFVGLTRKASAEFSFLLAFPVMSAATGYSIVKNYNEFNADNLLILGIGFVVAFITAYFTIKLFLRFLQSYTFVSFGIYRIIFGVVLLAYY, encoded by the coding sequence GTGGATATATTACAGTCAATCATTATGGGAATTGTAGAGGGTTTCACCGAATTTTTGCCCGTTTCTTCAACAGGGCACATGATCGTTACGGCAGATTTTTTAGGCATCAAACAAGACACAGTGACGAAGGCGTATGAGATTATCATACAGTTTGCAGCTATTTTAGCGGTTGTTTTGGCATACAAAGAGAAGTTTACGCTCAAAAAAATTGAGCTTTGGAAGAAACTTGCGGTGGCATTTTTACCTATTGGTATCATTGGCTTCTTGTTTGCAAAACATATCAAAGCACTTTTCAGCGTCGATGTTGTGGCAACGATGTTTATTGTGGGTGGTGTTGTGTTCTTGATTGCTGAGAAGTATTACAAGCCCAAAGAGCATTTTATCAATGATGTTGAAAAAGTGAGCTACAAACAAGCCTTTCTTATTGGCTTGGCACAGGTGGCAGGTTTAATTCCTGGAACAAGTAGGGCTGGTTCAACCATTTTAGGTGCTATGTTTGTGGGCTTAACGCGAAAAGCGAGCGCGGAGTTTTCGTTTTTATTGGCGTTTCCTGTTATGAGTGCAGCAACGGGGTACAGCATCGTTAAAAATTACAACGAATTTAATGCGGACAATCTTCTTATTTTAGGAATAGGTTTTGTAGTAGCGTTTATTACCGCGTACTTTACCATTAAACTCTTTTTGCGCTTTTTACAAAGTTATACGTTTGTCAGTTTTGGTATTTATCGCATTATTTTTGGTGTTGTGCTTCTAGCGTATTATTAA
- a CDS encoding flavin reductase family protein, whose protein sequence is MLLDFSKLDVNSIYKLISNTVTPRPIAWISTEHHGITNLAPFSYFIPLSSEPPMLIVSIGKKDDDSPKDTLANFLKGSKVTISFVHKELKDVMSQSATSLSYEESEFETFGISGQKILPDYPMMVKASKAAFFCSFVKTMPIEGSETTPCLLLVEHAYYCDDVIDPSLHVKMDNVGRVGSKFLVNGEIIS, encoded by the coding sequence ATGCTCTTAGACTTTTCAAAACTTGACGTTAACAGCATCTACAAACTCATCTCCAACACCGTCACGCCTCGTCCTATTGCATGGATTAGTACAGAACATCATGGCATTACCAACCTAGCACCTTTTAGCTATTTTATACCTCTCTCCTCAGAGCCTCCTATGCTCATTGTCTCCATCGGCAAAAAAGACGATGACAGCCCAAAAGATACACTTGCCAACTTTTTAAAAGGCTCCAAAGTTACCATCAGCTTTGTTCACAAGGAGCTTAAAGATGTCATGAGTCAAAGTGCGACATCGCTTTCGTATGAAGAAAGTGAATTTGAAACCTTTGGCATTTCTGGTCAAAAGATATTGCCCGATTATCCCATGATGGTCAAAGCCTCCAAAGCCGCATTTTTTTGCAGTTTTGTAAAAACCATGCCAATCGAAGGAAGCGAGACAACCCCGTGTTTACTTTTAGTTGAACATGCGTATTACTGTGATGATGTCATAGATCCATCCTTACATGTAAAGATGGATAATGTCGGGCGAGTGGGCTCAAAATTTTTAGTAAACGGAGAAATTATCTCTTAA
- a CDS encoding FAD:protein FMN transferase, protein MYIAHFTAFTTPCEIQLDVTTKEEGDHILASLLSEIERLQKQYSFFESTSEIYAINHRQNDTLSVSQELAGILELALFYARMTQGAFDIALAGTLKQVQKSTSLCEYQMFYDALTPFASFDSLVLEGTTLRFSNPYTQIDLGGIVKEYAVDQTMMSLQKMGIFSALVNFGGDIAAYGTCHNEPWSIGIQDPENSEVNLTIRELHNASLCTSGHSKRYTSIEKQRFSHIIAPMLDESSTVRQNQISIMAPTTVDAGVWSTALLVNPQLRLPKHLIKILEIA, encoded by the coding sequence GTGTATATTGCTCATTTTACAGCTTTTACAACACCGTGCGAAATTCAACTTGATGTCACAACCAAAGAAGAGGGAGATCACATCCTTGCTTCTTTGCTGTCAGAAATAGAGCGTCTGCAAAAACAGTACAGTTTTTTTGAATCCACCTCAGAAATTTATGCCATCAACCACCGCCAAAACGATACACTTTCTGTGAGCCAAGAGCTTGCAGGTATTTTAGAGCTAGCACTGTTTTATGCGCGTATGACGCAAGGTGCTTTTGACATTGCGCTTGCAGGAACACTCAAACAAGTGCAAAAGTCAACTTCTTTGTGTGAATATCAGATGTTTTATGATGCATTGACTCCTTTTGCATCCTTTGACTCGTTAGTGCTTGAGGGGACAACATTGCGTTTTTCCAATCCCTATACGCAGATAGATTTAGGTGGCATTGTCAAAGAGTATGCCGTGGATCAAACCATGATGTCACTTCAAAAAATGGGAATTTTTTCCGCTTTGGTTAACTTTGGAGGCGATATTGCAGCGTATGGAACATGCCATAATGAGCCTTGGAGTATTGGGATTCAAGACCCTGAAAATTCTGAGGTCAATCTCACAATACGAGAGCTTCATAACGCTTCGCTTTGTACGTCAGGGCATTCAAAACGTTATACATCTATCGAAAAACAACGCTTCTCGCATATTATTGCGCCCATGTTGGACGAGTCCAGCACAGTACGACAAAATCAAATCAGCATTATGGCGCCAACAACCGTTGATGCAGGTGTTTGGAGTACGGCACTGCTTGTGAATCCTCAATTACGGTTACCAAAACATCTTATCAAAATTTTGGAAATTGCCTAG
- a CDS encoding PAS domain-containing sensor histidine kinase — protein MSFDFLKNFYDSMREGLYAFDNDGKITHFNASAQKILGYDEAELLGKIGHFIFHAHHEKQGLLQCSLYKAFLQGEPYEGEDIFLTKDGRWINVCMRANPIFEKGVKKGYVVLFWSIATKNRRDNEAMLDEVASSILCEKSDFDESEAFYEQIFETANLGICLTDKEGRFVAVNAAYSKIYGYSEAELIGKHFQMIIPEENHDNLHVDNDSFLTQRKLHNDEYEAIRKDGKRIFVYASEGILDHIIGGPYKITTISDITEMVESRKLQKEQEAMLIQQNKLAAMGEMIGHIAHQWRQPLNVMNITTLDLKFKQELGSLNDEKLKSALGVIESLTEQMSNTINDFMNFYKPNKDKKDFSLYETVLYATNIIAPQLKHEAISLSLNIDSKLRLHGLANELQQVILNLITNAKDAFASKDLETKQICVVAWSSNDGISLCVEDNAGGIDEALLERIFEPYFTTKGQMQGSGIGLYICSMIMKESFGGRIKVENISYEDDVIGARFILEFPNY, from the coding sequence ATGAGTTTTGATTTTTTAAAAAATTTTTATGACTCAATGCGTGAAGGGCTTTATGCCTTTGATAATGATGGAAAAATTACCCATTTCAATGCCTCTGCTCAAAAAATTTTGGGGTATGATGAGGCGGAGCTTCTGGGTAAAATAGGGCACTTTATTTTCCATGCACACCACGAGAAGCAAGGACTTTTGCAATGCTCGCTCTACAAAGCCTTTTTACAAGGCGAACCTTATGAGGGCGAAGATATTTTTTTAACCAAAGATGGTAGATGGATCAATGTTTGTATGCGAGCCAATCCTATTTTTGAAAAAGGCGTTAAAAAAGGCTACGTGGTTCTTTTTTGGAGTATCGCAACAAAAAATCGCCGAGACAACGAGGCTATGCTAGATGAGGTTGCAAGCAGTATTTTGTGTGAAAAAAGTGATTTTGATGAAAGCGAAGCTTTTTATGAGCAGATTTTTGAAACCGCCAATCTTGGCATCTGTTTGACCGACAAAGAAGGGCGATTTGTAGCAGTCAATGCTGCATACAGTAAGATTTATGGGTACAGCGAAGCAGAGTTGATTGGAAAACATTTTCAGATGATCATTCCTGAGGAAAATCATGACAATCTTCACGTAGACAACGATAGCTTTTTGACGCAAAGGAAACTTCATAATGATGAGTATGAAGCGATACGAAAAGACGGCAAACGGATATTTGTGTATGCTTCCGAGGGTATATTAGATCATATCATCGGGGGACCTTATAAAATTACAACTATTTCTGATATTACAGAGATGGTAGAATCACGAAAGTTACAAAAAGAGCAAGAAGCGATGCTGATTCAGCAAAATAAACTTGCAGCCATGGGTGAGATGATAGGGCATATCGCTCATCAATGGAGACAACCGCTTAATGTTATGAATATCACCACCTTAGATCTTAAATTTAAACAAGAACTCGGTTCGCTCAACGATGAGAAGCTTAAAAGCGCTTTGGGTGTTATAGAGTCCTTAACTGAGCAGATGAGCAATACCATCAATGATTTTATGAATTTTTACAAACCTAACAAAGATAAAAAAGATTTTTCACTTTACGAGACGGTGCTTTATGCGACCAATATCATTGCACCTCAGCTGAAACATGAAGCTATTTCACTCTCTTTAAATATTGATTCTAAGCTTAGATTGCATGGGCTGGCTAATGAACTGCAACAAGTTATTCTCAATCTTATCACCAATGCCAAAGATGCTTTTGCCTCCAAAGATTTGGAGACAAAACAGATATGTGTTGTGGCATGGAGCAGCAATGATGGCATTAGCTTATGCGTGGAAGACAATGCTGGTGGAATTGATGAGGCCCTTTTGGAGCGTATTTTTGAGCCTTATTTTACGACTAAAGGACAAATGCAAGGGAGTGGTATTGGACTTTATATCTGTTCAATGATTATGAAAGAGAGCTTTGGAGGCAGGATTAAGGTTGAAAATATCAGCTATGAAGATGACGTTATTGGGGCGAGATTTATTTTAGAATTTCCGAATTATTAA
- a CDS encoding double-cubane-cluster-containing anaerobic reductase — translation MGVELHKDLLGSIGVDVERHAKMMGMGLAGYQAGFMSQPNRPKAMAYFDWFMSEIQAERIAEINALKAQKKPAVGTFCIFVPEEIVVGAGGACFGLCGGANPPIADAESELPRNICPLIKSAYGFKLQHTCAYTQSADFIYGETTCEAKKKTWELLGKHHPVHVMNIPHMKRERDLKMWQEEIKEFKEHIEEVSERKLSLAEMLNGVKIINAKRDAMKRLDTLRGMHPDIMPISGKDALFISQMSFLDDPKRFTQKVNELCDELDERIKNRVSVFPENTPRIMVLGTPIAPPNWKLHTAVEGSGACIINEEGCIGHRYFKDNVDIEGVKDEDELYVRLMQRYSKIDCACFTPNTGRTDKIVQMYKDRKADGVIYYTLSFCHTYNVESHLVTEALAKEGIPCLVIESDYSPEDAGQIKTRVEAFLESIMFKQKAEAFAAK, via the coding sequence ATGGGTGTTGAACTCCACAAAGATTTATTAGGAAGTATCGGTGTTGACGTAGAGCGTCATGCAAAAATGATGGGTATGGGACTTGCAGGCTATCAAGCAGGTTTTATGAGCCAACCCAATCGCCCCAAAGCGATGGCGTATTTTGACTGGTTTATGAGCGAAATCCAAGCAGAACGCATTGCTGAGATTAACGCGCTTAAAGCGCAAAAAAAACCTGCGGTGGGAACCTTTTGTATCTTTGTTCCGGAAGAGATTGTTGTAGGAGCAGGCGGAGCGTGTTTTGGACTGTGTGGCGGAGCCAATCCTCCTATCGCCGATGCGGAGAGCGAACTGCCTCGTAACATCTGCCCTCTCATCAAATCAGCCTATGGCTTTAAACTCCAACACACCTGTGCCTATACCCAATCAGCCGATTTTATCTACGGTGAAACCACCTGTGAAGCGAAGAAAAAAACATGGGAACTTTTAGGTAAACATCACCCTGTGCATGTGATGAACATCCCACACATGAAACGCGAGCGTGATCTCAAAATGTGGCAAGAGGAAATCAAAGAGTTTAAAGAGCACATTGAAGAGGTCAGTGAGCGAAAACTCAGCCTTGCGGAGATGTTGAACGGTGTAAAAATCATCAACGCCAAGCGTGACGCGATGAAACGCCTTGATACGCTTCGCGGTATGCACCCAGACATCATGCCTATCAGCGGTAAAGACGCGCTTTTCATCAGCCAAATGAGCTTTTTAGATGACCCAAAACGCTTTACGCAAAAAGTAAATGAACTCTGCGATGAACTTGATGAACGCATTAAAAATAGAGTGAGCGTTTTCCCTGAAAATACGCCTCGCATCATGGTTTTAGGCACACCCATTGCACCGCCAAACTGGAAACTTCACACCGCTGTTGAAGGTTCAGGTGCCTGCATCATCAATGAAGAAGGGTGCATCGGACATCGTTACTTTAAAGACAATGTGGACATTGAAGGCGTTAAAGACGAAGACGAGCTTTACGTGCGCTTGATGCAACGCTACTCAAAAATCGACTGTGCGTGTTTCACTCCAAACACAGGTAGAACAGACAAAATCGTTCAAATGTACAAAGATCGCAAAGCCGATGGCGTCATCTACTACACGCTTTCCTTCTGCCACACGTACAATGTCGAGTCTCACCTTGTGACTGAAGCACTCGCCAAAGAGGGCATTCCGTGTCTTGTCATCGAGTCGGATTATTCCCCTGAAGATGCAGGACAGATCAAAACCCGTGTTGAAGCCTTTTTGGAGAGCATCATGTTTAAACAAAAAGCCGAAGCATTCGCAGCCAAATAA
- a CDS encoding DNA-deoxyinosine glycosylase produces MQHPFEPIYNKHSNVLILGTFPSVKSREQSFYYGHPQNRFWKVIASLTQTPSPITIEAKKDMLLKHGIAIWDVIQSCEITGSSDSSIKNVVPTDFSNILAQSNITRIYANGATAYKLYQTYCETKTHLPIIKLPSTSPANAAFSLEKLIQEWSIIKV; encoded by the coding sequence ATGCAACATCCATTTGAGCCTATCTATAACAAACACTCAAACGTGCTGATTTTAGGCACGTTCCCCTCTGTCAAATCACGTGAGCAGAGCTTTTATTATGGACACCCGCAAAACCGTTTTTGGAAAGTGATCGCCTCTTTAACCCAGACACCTTCGCCTATCACCATTGAAGCTAAGAAAGATATGCTTTTAAAACATGGCATCGCGATATGGGATGTCATTCAAAGCTGTGAAATCACAGGCTCAAGCGATAGCAGCATCAAAAATGTGGTACCAACGGATTTTTCAAATATCCTAGCACAAAGCAACATCACACGCATTTATGCCAACGGTGCAACAGCTTATAAACTGTACCAAACCTATTGCGAAACAAAGACGCATTTGCCGATTATTAAACTACCCTCAACCAGCCCTGCCAATGCTGCTTTTTCACTGGAAAAGCTTATCCAAGAGTGGAGCATTATCAAAGTTTAA
- a CDS encoding CZB domain-containing protein, whose product MFEVSHLSDKIFASLAKIDHVIYKNNVYALLFGEHTEFKTTTHHECRLGNWYERGVGKEEFSKTASYSKLESPHAKVHEVANRLAKECGGEKAICSKEEIEAMVREIENASGGVFETLDAMVDEKAKTLMFEAKEHLFDKQVRA is encoded by the coding sequence ATGTTTGAAGTCAGCCACTTAAGCGATAAAATCTTTGCATCTTTAGCCAAAATAGACCATGTTATCTATAAAAATAACGTTTATGCCCTTTTGTTTGGTGAACACACCGAATTTAAAACGACTACGCATCATGAGTGCCGATTGGGTAATTGGTATGAAAGAGGTGTAGGCAAAGAGGAGTTTAGTAAAACGGCTTCGTATAGTAAACTAGAGAGTCCTCACGCCAAAGTGCATGAAGTGGCGAACCGTTTAGCCAAAGAGTGCGGCGGTGAAAAAGCGATTTGCTCAAAAGAAGAGATTGAAGCGATGGTAAGAGAGATTGAAAATGCAAGTGGTGGCGTGTTTGAAACACTTGATGCCATGGTCGATGAAAAAGCAAAAACGCTGATGTTTGAAGCCAAAGAACATCTTTTTGATAAACAAGTGAGGGCATAG
- a CDS encoding EF-hand domain-containing protein yields MTIGNSLSSAYSSYGSSSVNSQSGASGMSSSQNFGNVMTQMATSLMTSMDTNKENSIDKSEFQSAIDALSGNSNSTSNSSSTDKIFSALDTNKDGTISSDELLSALKQSQSDNTSATQTSTKKSIEDLQSNLLQKILAAYGNTDTTTSSSSSLIA; encoded by the coding sequence ATGACAATCGGCAACAGCCTTTCCTCGGCTTATTCATCTTATGGTAGCAGTAGCGTTAACAGCCAAAGCGGTGCGAGCGGCATGTCTTCTTCTCAAAATTTTGGGAATGTCATGACTCAGATGGCAACTTCCCTTATGACTTCAATGGACACGAACAAAGAGAATAGTATTGATAAGTCTGAATTTCAAAGTGCTATTGATGCATTATCTGGTAATTCAAATAGCACCAGCAACTCTAGTAGCACCGATAAAATCTTTAGTGCACTTGATACTAACAAAGATGGAACCATCAGCTCAGATGAACTTTTAAGCGCACTAAAACAATCTCAGTCAGATAATACGTCGGCAACACAAACGTCAACAAAAAAATCAATCGAAGATTTGCAATCTAACTTGTTACAAAAAATCTTGGCAGCGTATGGAAATACCGATACAACAACAAGTAGTAGCTCAAGCCTTATAGCGTAG
- a CDS encoding EAL domain-containing protein produces the protein MVSKLIQNNSICIYFQPIVSIRSAKVIGLEALMRAYDENNEPLSPIFVFDQAKKENLSFELDKYVRMKALERFKTILEENKELLLFLNFESHLLDSKISLADFAFSALANELGIPPSRIVIEIKEYQIEDSDRLKQFCDFYKERGFLIALDDFGAGNANFDRISTVRPHIVKVDRSIVFNVHQNFIHKEILKSIANMCFNIGALVLAEGVEEEEEILRSLKLDIDLFQGFWFARPSGSVYEKTFLDEKIAYIGAKHTQNVKASMQLKEFLIESAKTYTHTIIEAIKTTHKTDLSDFLKEFDIIEAIYCIDANTGIQEGDTFISVDTNEFFQPARNGDNHALKEYFYITKESKRGNYLSQKYISRASGRMCRTFAQKFVLEDKEKILCLDLKVQTL, from the coding sequence GTGGTTTCAAAACTAATTCAAAATAATAGTATCTGCATCTATTTTCAACCCATTGTCTCCATCCGTAGTGCTAAAGTCATTGGACTTGAAGCGCTGATGCGAGCATACGATGAAAACAATGAACCCCTCTCCCCTATTTTCGTTTTTGACCAAGCCAAGAAAGAGAATCTCTCTTTTGAACTTGACAAGTACGTACGTATGAAAGCATTAGAGCGTTTTAAAACCATCTTAGAAGAGAACAAAGAGCTTCTTTTATTTCTCAATTTTGAATCACATCTACTCGATAGCAAGATCAGCTTGGCAGACTTTGCTTTTAGCGCACTTGCCAATGAACTAGGCATTCCCCCTTCGCGCATTGTCATTGAGATTAAAGAGTATCAGATTGAGGACAGTGATCGTCTCAAACAGTTTTGTGATTTCTATAAAGAGCGTGGTTTTTTAATCGCACTCGATGATTTTGGAGCAGGAAATGCCAACTTTGATCGTATTTCGACAGTGCGCCCGCATATCGTCAAAGTCGATCGTTCCATTGTCTTCAATGTCCATCAAAATTTTATTCATAAAGAGATCTTAAAATCGATCGCCAATATGTGCTTTAACATCGGCGCCCTTGTTCTTGCTGAAGGCGTTGAAGAGGAGGAGGAAATCCTTCGCTCTTTAAAACTTGACATCGATCTTTTTCAAGGATTTTGGTTTGCAAGACCGAGTGGCTCGGTTTATGAGAAAACATTTTTGGATGAAAAAATTGCTTATATTGGAGCTAAACACACTCAAAATGTCAAAGCCTCTATGCAACTCAAAGAATTTTTAATCGAGAGTGCTAAGACCTATACCCACACCATTATAGAAGCGATTAAAACAACCCATAAAACAGATCTTTCTGATTTTCTAAAAGAGTTTGACATCATCGAAGCGATTTACTGCATTGATGCCAATACCGGTATTCAAGAGGGCGATACGTTTATCAGTGTTGATACCAACGAGTTTTTTCAACCCGCACGAAACGGCGATAACCACGCGCTTAAAGAGTATTTTTACATCACAAAAGAGTCAAAGCGCGGTAACTATCTAAGCCAAAAATACATCTCGCGCGCATCGGGGCGTATGTGTCGTACCTTTGCACAAAAATTTGTGTTAGAAGACAAAGAAAAGATTTTGTGTCTAGACCTTAAAGTACAAACACTCTAA
- a CDS encoding PAS domain-containing sensor histidine kinase — MEDLRAKIRELEQEIEVLQRQNRHILEHAVHEKKELEYLVNKAKLYFNSSDLAYFVLDHQQRIVDVNKTFCTLFGYSNEEVLFLHVNQLFTTSRRYEKWWNTHFKEGTFQSASNLEYCFRKKSHRTFWAELFGKKIVDNQRSLSIWSVRDISLRVKSRNTIAKLNLKYQQQLRDIEAVLDIIPVPVFIKDKNFRYIGCSRAFCEYFGLSKEQVLGKTAFDLYPIEIANRLYERDLEMHERNFQVYKVTTIAPLTKQEVTLEIQKKQMMRGGKFDGFVGVFIDITQSEKQEQYLQNRIREEVDKNLQMQAIYQEEMIRNAKFSAIGQMAAGITHEINTPLTYVKGNFEMLVEDIATYMMDSPRKNLMIKDARTIQDGIERIERIVETMREASQKSREQKENVNLYELLLSSLALSYNRSKQIVALTLNDKVFDFNYQKSEYSFICCVQKQRIEQVWVIILNNALDELIKIESFEKRSLHVKTFKEDGQVVVQFKDNAGGIDEKILPRIFEPFESTKESSGIGIGLNIAQQIVRQNGGEIFAYNEDNGAVFEVHFPLVKELDHEF, encoded by the coding sequence ATGGAAGATTTGCGTGCAAAGATTAGGGAGTTGGAGCAAGAAATAGAAGTGCTTCAGCGCCAAAATAGGCATATTTTAGAGCATGCAGTTCATGAGAAAAAAGAGCTTGAGTACCTTGTCAATAAAGCCAAGCTCTATTTTAATAGCTCTGATCTGGCGTATTTTGTGCTTGATCATCAGCAACGTATTGTTGACGTCAATAAAACCTTTTGTACCCTCTTTGGTTATAGCAATGAGGAGGTTTTATTTTTACATGTAAACCAACTTTTTACGACATCTAGGCGTTATGAAAAATGGTGGAATACACATTTTAAAGAGGGTACATTTCAAAGTGCGAGTAATCTAGAGTACTGTTTCCGTAAAAAGAGCCATCGTACTTTTTGGGCAGAGCTTTTCGGAAAAAAGATAGTTGACAATCAGCGAAGCTTGAGCATTTGGAGTGTGCGTGACATCTCACTACGCGTAAAGTCGCGTAATACCATCGCTAAACTCAATCTCAAATACCAGCAGCAGCTTCGTGACATTGAAGCTGTTTTAGACATCATCCCTGTTCCTGTTTTCATTAAAGATAAAAATTTTCGCTACATTGGGTGTAGCCGTGCTTTTTGTGAGTATTTTGGTTTGAGCAAAGAGCAAGTGCTGGGGAAAACGGCATTTGATCTTTATCCTATCGAAATTGCCAATAGGCTTTATGAAAGAGATTTGGAAATGCATGAGCGCAATTTTCAGGTTTATAAAGTTACAACCATTGCACCTCTAACTAAACAAGAAGTTACCCTTGAAATTCAAAAAAAACAGATGATGCGTGGAGGGAAATTTGATGGTTTTGTGGGTGTCTTCATCGACATAACACAGAGTGAAAAACAAGAGCAATATCTGCAAAATCGTATTCGTGAAGAGGTCGATAAAAACCTTCAGATGCAAGCAATCTATCAAGAAGAGATGATTCGCAATGCTAAATTTAGCGCCATTGGACAGATGGCTGCGGGAATTACGCATGAGATCAACACACCACTGACCTACGTCAAAGGTAATTTTGAGATGCTGGTTGAAGATATAGCCACCTATATGATGGACTCACCACGTAAAAATTTGATGATAAAAGATGCTAGGACCATTCAAGATGGCATTGAGCGCATTGAGCGTATTGTGGAGACAATGCGTGAAGCATCGCAAAAGAGCCGTGAACAAAAAGAAAATGTCAATCTTTATGAGTTGCTTCTCTCATCGTTGGCACTTTCTTATAACCGCTCTAAACAGATTGTAGCTCTTACGCTTAACGATAAAGTGTTTGATTTTAACTACCAAAAGAGTGAGTACTCTTTTATCTGTTGTGTGCAAAAACAACGCATTGAGCAGGTGTGGGTCATCATTCTTAACAATGCCCTTGATGAGCTTATTAAGATTGAATCGTTTGAAAAACGCTCTTTACATGTAAAGACTTTTAAAGAGGACGGTCAGGTTGTTGTACAGTTTAAAGACAATGCCGGCGGGATTGATGAGAAAATATTACCACGTATTTTTGAGCCTTTTGAAAGTACGAAAGAGAGTTCTGGCATTGGCATTGGGCTTAACATCGCACAGCAAATTGTAAGACAAAATGGTGGAGAGATCTTCGCTTACAACGAAGATAATGGTGCGGTGTTTGAGGTACATTTTCCTTTGGTAAAAGAGCTAGATCATGAGTTTTGA
- a CDS encoding response regulator: MKKMIKVAVIDDEQTILDMIEKYLSRTAGFEVTTFSNPQNAISRIDKSYDVVLLDIMMPQMNGLDVLKTLLEKAPELKIIMMTAYSTLDKVLKSHREGATHYIMKPFSSMKALEEKINELVS; this comes from the coding sequence ATGAAAAAGATGATCAAAGTAGCCGTGATTGATGATGAGCAAACAATCTTGGATATGATTGAGAAGTATCTCAGTCGCACAGCAGGTTTTGAGGTAACGACATTTAGTAATCCTCAAAATGCAATTTCCCGCATTGACAAAAGTTATGATGTAGTGCTTTTGGACATCATGATGCCTCAAATGAATGGCTTGGATGTGCTTAAAACGCTTCTTGAAAAAGCACCAGAACTCAAAATCATTATGATGACAGCGTACTCTACGCTTGATAAAGTACTTAAATCGCACCGAGAGGGCGCAACGCATTACATTATGAAGCCATTTTCATCCATGAAAGCATTAGAAGAGAAGATCAACGAACTGGTAAGTTAG
- a CDS encoding acyl-CoA dehydratase activase — MFWGVDIGSTYTKIIGIGKEKEITHHVVIPTIFNQDVIVGEYLKDKEVKMLVATGYGRHMLGDSHGAPVISEIKAHAKGAYFFEPNVATVIDLGGQDSKVIRMAEFGSFSDFRMNDKCAAGTGKFLEIAANRLGLDMETFSQVGFDATKELTISSMCAVFAESEVISLIAKKESLANICWGVHESIASRLASMARKFVVKPDETIVFTGGGALNPFLHHLLELKLERPIIIPTHPQLIGAVGAALSGFEAIH; from the coding sequence ATGTTTTGGGGCGTAGATATAGGCTCAACCTATACAAAAATTATCGGAATTGGAAAAGAGAAGGAGATCACCCATCACGTGGTGATCCCAACCATTTTTAACCAAGACGTCATCGTGGGCGAATACCTCAAAGACAAAGAAGTCAAAATGCTCGTCGCCACAGGCTACGGACGGCATATGCTAGGTGACTCGCACGGAGCACCCGTTATCTCCGAGATCAAAGCCCACGCCAAAGGGGCGTACTTTTTTGAGCCCAATGTGGCTACGGTCATCGACCTCGGCGGACAAGACAGCAAAGTGATTCGTATGGCAGAATTTGGGAGTTTCAGCGACTTTCGTATGAACGACAAATGTGCGGCAGGAACGGGGAAATTCTTAGAGATCGCCGCCAACCGTTTAGGTTTAGATATGGAAACATTCTCACAAGTAGGTTTTGATGCGACCAAAGAGCTGACAATTTCTAGCATGTGCGCCGTCTTTGCCGAATCTGAGGTTATTTCGCTCATTGCGAAAAAAGAGAGTTTAGCGAACATCTGTTGGGGCGTCCACGAATCCATCGCATCGCGTTTGGCTTCGATGGCTCGAAAGTTTGTCGTCAAACCTGATGAAACCATCGTCTTCACCGGTGGCGGCGCACTCAACCCTTTCTTACACCATCTTTTAGAGCTAAAACTAGAACGCCCTATCATCATTCCCACCCATCCGCAACTTATCGGTGCTGTGGGTGCTGCATTATCGGGGTTTGAAGCGATTCATTAG